A stretch of the Uranotaenia lowii strain MFRU-FL chromosome 3, ASM2978415v1, whole genome shotgun sequence genome encodes the following:
- the LOC129754026 gene encoding putative gustatory receptor 28b, with translation MNQRKWTVNLFRVTEIMAKLYGLFPLRFDSRVNRFQSSPIAVCWSATLLVGYGTGMLYVYIYLSVNVTHAGSSLNSVFMRLEFMLNYIFCIVSITMAILNRNRMKDLLNILLFLAEVINKRNKSETDSKLLQSYFRKILFIDVILKLIICCSYYIDETMVTGTYTALLNFIFMWTIALFTDEFVGLCLFVAHLYRMINLQIGSAVQQLCDFDEDQSYWDTHPTKKHRVCMKVASELDRLAHLHRDVTTVSKEIVKLVDGSLLFVIMWYFLIIIFGIFYAYTTLVTDLRNNISPTVTKYGSTIGCSVFEAFQFYYLVSGASLLTKRAEKTGLVLNKFFKTDVEERVERTINMFSMELLHDTYSVENFGMYKVDFTLIYSMVATITNYLIMMVQFQLAE, from the exons ATGAACCAACGCAAGTGGACGGTGAATCTGTTTCGGGTGACCGAAATTATGGCCAAACTGTACGGCCTGTTCCCTTTGAGGTTTGACTCCCGTGTCAATCGATTTCAAAGTAGCCCGATTGCCGTTTGCTGGTCAGCTACATTACTGGTGGGATACGGTACCGGAATGTTGTACGTCTACATCTACCTGAGCGTCAATGTTACCCATGCTGGATCGTCGCTCAATAGCGTGTTCATGAGATTAGAGTTTATGCTGAATTACATTTTCTGCATTGTGTCGATAACGATGGCGATATTGAATCGGAACCGTATGAAGGACCTCCTTAACATACTTTTGTTTCTAGCAGAAGTCATCAACAAACGCAATAAGAGTGAAACGGATTCCAAACTGTTACAAAGTTATTTCAGGAAAATACTATTCATAGATGTCATTCTGAAGCTGATCATCTGCTGTAGTTACTACATCGACGAAACAATGGTCACGGGAACGTATACTGCCCTGTTGAACTTTATCTTCATGTGGACGATCGCCTTGTTTACGGATGAATTCGTTGGGTTGTGTTTGTTTGTGGCCCACCTCTATCGGATGATCAACCTGCAGATAGGTAGTGCGGTTCAACAGCTGTGTGACTTCGACGAAGACCAAAGCTACTGGGACACTCATCCAACGAAGAAACATCGAGTTTGCATGAAGGTGGCATCGGAACTGGACAGATTAGCTCATCTTCACCGAGACGTTACAACGGTATCCAAAGAAATCGTTAAACTGGTGGATGGTTCGCTTTTGTTCGTTATCATGTGGTATTTTCTTATTATAATCTTCGGG ATTTTCTACGCCTACACAACTCTAGTGACAGATCTGCGTAATAACATTTCACCAACCGTCACTAAGTATGGCAGCACCATTGGATGTTCTGTTTTCGAGGCGTTTCAGTTTTACTATCTGGTATCGGGAGCAAGTTTGTTGACAAAGCGAGCAGAGAAGACTGGActtgttttgaacaaatttttcaagaccGATGTTGAGGAGCGCGTTGAACGGACG ATTAATATGTTCTCAATGGAGCTTCTGCATGATACCTACAGCGTAGAGAACTTCGGAATGTATAAGGTGGACTTCACGTTGATATATTCG ATGGTCGCTACTATAACCAACTACTTGATTATGATGGTTCAATTCCAACTGGCGGAATAA